A portion of the Octadecabacter sp. SW4 genome contains these proteins:
- a CDS encoding ATP-binding protein, with amino-acid sequence MIARNYLKRIEQALDNQAGVVLLGPRQVGKTTLAQDIAEARDAVYLDMERLADRQILEEPDLYLDEQVGGLVVIDEVQLMPGLFGALRGQIDRRRRAGHRTGQFLLLGSASNTLLQQSAESLAGRVSYHELTPFTLDEVGQGALPQLWLRGGFPDSFLAGSDRESLTWREDFIRTYLERDIPSFGLRIPAETLRRFWTMLAHEQGGLLNAAKIAAGLGVSGQSVARYLDLLADLMLVRRLQPWHANAGKRLVKSPKVYIRDAGLTHALLGLETTEALLGHPVVGGSWEGFCIENLIAAAPRGTEASFYRSSAGAEIDLVLKLPDQALWAIEIKRTTSPKVTRGFHIATEELDVAERLLVYAGDRDVPGQGGLRAMPLDQAINKVRGL; translated from the coding sequence ATGATCGCCCGTAATTATCTCAAACGCATTGAGCAAGCCTTGGACAACCAGGCTGGGGTTGTTTTGCTTGGACCGCGTCAGGTGGGCAAGACAACCTTGGCGCAGGATATCGCAGAGGCGCGTGATGCGGTCTATCTCGATATGGAACGTTTGGCGGATCGCCAAATCCTGGAAGAGCCGGATCTTTATCTCGATGAGCAGGTGGGCGGGTTGGTTGTCATCGATGAGGTGCAGTTGATGCCGGGCCTATTTGGGGCGTTGCGCGGTCAGATTGATCGCCGCCGTAGGGCAGGGCACCGGACCGGCCAGTTTCTGCTTCTGGGGTCAGCGTCCAATACGTTGTTGCAGCAAAGCGCTGAATCTCTTGCCGGGCGCGTAAGCTATCATGAACTGACACCGTTCACACTTGATGAGGTGGGGCAGGGGGCTTTGCCGCAGCTTTGGTTGCGCGGTGGGTTTCCGGACAGCTTTCTAGCCGGGTCGGATCGCGAAAGTCTGACGTGGCGCGAGGATTTCATTCGCACCTATCTTGAGCGGGATATCCCGTCCTTTGGGTTGCGTATTCCGGCGGAAACGCTGCGCCGCTTTTGGACGATGCTGGCCCACGAACAGGGTGGGTTGCTCAATGCAGCCAAGATCGCTGCGGGCTTGGGTGTCTCCGGCCAAAGCGTGGCGCGATACCTCGACTTGCTGGCTGATCTGATGCTGGTACGGCGCCTGCAGCCCTGGCATGCCAACGCAGGCAAGCGGCTGGTCAAATCTCCCAAGGTCTATATCCGCGATGCCGGTCTCACCCATGCGCTTTTGGGTCTGGAGACGACGGAAGCCCTTCTTGGCCATCCTGTCGTTGGCGGATCCTGGGAAGGGTTCTGCATCGAGAACCTGATCGCGGCAGCGCCTCGGGGCACGGAAGCGAGCTTTTATCGCTCATCTGCTGGGGCCGAAATCGACTTGGTTCTCAAACTGCCAGACCAGGCGCTATGGGCGATCGAGATCAAACGCACCACCAGTCCCAAAGTCACCCGTGGGTTCCACATCGCAACCGAAGAGTTGGACGTCGCGGAACGGCTGTTGGTCTATGCGGGGGATCGCGATGTGCCGGGGCAAGGGGGCCTCCGTGCAATGCCCCTGGATCAGGCCATTAACAAAGTCAGGGGCCTCTAG
- a CDS encoding ArdC family protein — protein MARSRTSKFDASDAITNELIRIIERGVLPWRKPWTAGGSARPLRHNSEPYQGVNNFLLTMRTVVAGYTSPFWMTVPQANNLGAKIRKGERSSVVVYYGQSRTQSDDEQDTNDGDTAEARVFRFQKSYRVFNADQIEGLSDAFHPDACPVPDHTSSAPIEHMQTFFDAIDITTVFGGTEARYNPPVDKIFMPSIERFKNPLNFYGVWAHELAHATKAPHRLNRDYGLSRFGNTAYSREEIVAELTSCFLGQELGFTAHTLELNASYLYHWLRVLRSDKTAIFKHAADAQKACDYLIARSEAGRAGATDQAA, from the coding sequence ATGGCCCGTTCCCGCACGTCCAAATTTGACGCATCCGACGCCATCACCAATGAACTCATCCGCATCATCGAACGCGGGGTTCTCCCTTGGCGCAAACCGTGGACCGCTGGCGGCAGCGCGCGTCCGTTGCGCCACAACAGCGAGCCCTATCAGGGCGTGAACAACTTCCTGCTCACTATGCGCACGGTGGTGGCAGGATATACCTCTCCGTTCTGGATGACCGTGCCACAGGCAAATAACCTTGGAGCAAAGATCCGGAAGGGCGAACGCTCGTCCGTTGTTGTTTATTATGGCCAGAGTCGAACGCAGTCGGACGATGAGCAAGACACCAATGATGGTGATACCGCAGAAGCGCGCGTCTTTCGGTTCCAGAAGTCATATCGCGTGTTCAATGCAGATCAAATCGAGGGCTTGTCGGATGCATTCCATCCGGATGCCTGTCCGGTCCCCGATCATACGTCGTCGGCGCCAATCGAGCATATGCAGACGTTCTTTGATGCCATCGATATTACGACAGTCTTTGGTGGAACCGAGGCACGCTACAATCCGCCCGTCGACAAGATATTCATGCCAAGCATTGAGCGCTTCAAAAACCCGCTGAATTTTTACGGAGTCTGGGCGCATGAGCTTGCCCATGCCACCAAGGCACCCCATCGTCTGAACCGAGACTACGGGCTCAGCCGGTTTGGCAACACAGCCTATTCCCGCGAAGAGATCGTAGCAGAACTGACATCCTGCTTTCTGGGGCAGGAGCTCGGGTTCACCGCGCATACGCTCGAGCTGAACGCGTCGTATTTGTATCACTGGCTGCGTGTGCTGCGCTCGGACAAGACGGCAATTTTCAAACATGCGGCGGACGCGCAGAAGGCCTGCGATTATTTGATTGCGAGATCGGAAGCGGGCAGGGCAGGGGCCACCGATCAGGCAGCTTGA